In Plodia interpunctella isolate USDA-ARS_2022_Savannah chromosome 17, ilPloInte3.2, whole genome shotgun sequence, one genomic interval encodes:
- the Klp3A gene encoding chromosome-associated kinesin KIF4 isoform X2 has translation MVEADKGTIDTVQVALRIRPLMHQEIERGCDECIDVVPNEQQVQIKDLAFTFNYVFPQHITQQEFYDTAVKGLIGKLFQGYNVTILAYGQTGSGKTYTMGTNYSGSDGDFTKLGVIPQAVADIFDFIETHEDKFIFKISVSFMELYQEQCYDLLSGKERGHSIIEIREDINKGVVLPGITELPVTSTRETMMILERGSMGRVTGSTAMNQASSRSHAVFTIIIAKESRTDKNIATTSKFHLVDLAGSERIKKTKASGERLKEGVKINQGLLALGNVISALGDGTNRSFISYRDSKLTRLLQDSLGGNSLTLMVACVSPADYNLDETVSTLRYADRARRIRNKPIINQDAKAAEIVRLNNLVNELRLQLIGKLPTASEQNNEQLQEELERERAKYAELLKKHKQVTEHLSNMLIENTNLCEKALLAEAAKDKIERKLNELTEQCNQTIENLNTSEAQDEEAQKTSVVDYLKEIKSRLEDLQSVNLKTNEELIDHEIKLSFVKEDDTEKVDDDVMMNEDQAVLEEEKRAMGQVALNQELQELNRAMAIKASVVQAILANNKDMLDSHNNLRENEEKIAQLEKERDELMQQLKQTKVKDPSHEERRTKVSTLEAEISDLKKKCQQQAHIIKTKEKNEAKIAALNAELHSMKATKVKIIKQMREESEKFRKWKADNERAMLRLRTEDRKRATAMAKMESLHAKQQNVLKRKMEEAVAVNKRLKEALERQKNTAMKRNAKGSVKAGAVQQYIEQELEVHLSIVEAEKSLEELMEYRAWITEQIENLRNSTDDESNRKKIAELEDDLALRKAQISDLQQKILTADQENKSRTQWDNIQSMLEAKVALKCLFELLVDTKRELQNQSEKGYQARYEEIKEAHDRLTVEYEHSKTEFERQLATVKMQSEQKLTALVALQRGVVRGDRSEACKHLQNVIQFQQDKLDQLDDENKKLLDELEQLRAAGSKAKKRKNGPLDAVKKVEYVEPTDEEEEEEEDEERDPDWRATPLIKRIQAQRSSRLTMNFKPETESARASKRASDGAPHCCCRGSCSTKMCGCVKNDKGCGAACRCQSALCKNRGRNSSDSEDKENNPSGTEMSSLDSTPQSYFDKRNHLDATYVKKKKSYFFPLDQGEEQAKPVKTE, from the exons ATGGTTGAAGCTGACAAAGGAACTATAGACACCGTACAAGTCGCACTTAGGATTAGACCGCTCATGCATCAAGAGATAGAAAGAGGCTGCGATGAGTGTATTGATGTGGTTCCTAATGAGCAACAGGTGCAGATCAAAGATCTAGCCTTCACCTTCAATTATGTTTTCCCTCAGCATATCACTCAGCAGGAATTCTATGACACGGCTGTGAAAGGACTGATTGGGAAACTCTTCCAag gtTACAATGTGACAATACTGGCATATGGGCAGACCGGCTCAGGCAAAACATACACTATGGGCACAAATTATTCTGGTTCTGATGGTGACTTCACTAAGTTAG gTGTGATACCCCAGGCAGTGGCAGACATTTTTGACTTTATCGAGACGCATGAAGACAagttcatatttaaaatttccgTGTCATTCATGGAGTTATATCAAGAGCAGTGCTACGATTTACTGTCCGGAAAGGAAAGGGGCCAcagtattattgaaattagaGAGGATATTAACAAAGGCGTAGTTTTGCCAG GTATAACAGAGCTGCCAGTGACATCAACCAGAGAGACCATGATGATACTGGAGCGAGGGTCCATGGGCCGAGTGACGGGCTCCACGGCTATGAACCAGGCCTCCAGCAGGAGTCACGCTGTCTTCACTATCATTATAGCTAAGGAAAGTAGGACTGACAA AAATATTgcaacaacatcaaaattccaCCTGGTGGACTTGGCGGGCTCTGAAAGGATCAAGAAGACAAAAGCTAGCGGGGAAAGGTTGAAGGAAGGTGTCAAGATCAATCAGGGTTTGTTGGCTCTAGGCAATGTCATCTCGGCGCTCGGTGATGGTACCAATAGAAGCTTCATCAGCTATAGAGACAGCAAGCTGACTAGGTTGTTACAAG ACAGTCTGGGCGGCAATTCGCTGACGCTGATGGTGGCGTGCGTGAGCCCCGCCGACTACAACCTGGACGAGACCGTGTCCACGCTGCGCTACGCCGACCGCGCGCGCCGCATCCGCAACAAGCCCATCATCAACCAGGACGCCAAGGCGGCCGAGATCGTCAG gttgAACAACTTAGTAAACGAACTGAGACTACAACTGATCGGGAAATTGCCGACCGCGTCAGAGCAGAACAACGAACAACTCCAAGAAGAGTTGGAAAGAGAAAGAGCTAAATACGCGGAGCTACTCAAGAAACACAAGCAAGTAACCGAGCACCTCAGCAATATGCTCATTGAAAACACCAATTTGTGCGAAAAAGCACTCTTAGCTGAGGCAGCAAAGGACAAAATAGAACGGAAGCTAAATGAATTGACGGAACAGTGTAACCAGACTATAGAAAACTTAAATACTTCAGAAGCTCAAGACGAGGAAGCGCAAAAAACTTCAGTTGTtgattatttgaaagagattAAGTCGAGATTGGAAGATTTGCAGTCTGTTAATCTGAAGACCAATGAAGAATTAATTGATCACGAGATTAAACTATCGTTTGTAAAGGAAGATGATACTGAAAAGGTTGATGATGACGTGATGATGAATGAGGATCAGGCTGTTTTGGAAGAGGAAAAGAGGGCTATGGGACAG GTGGCTCTGAACCAAGAGCTGCAGGAGCTCAACCGTGCTATGGCGATCAAGGCGTCCGTGGTTCAAGCTATACTGGCCAATAACAAGGACATGCTGGACAGCCACAATAACCTGAGGGAGAACGAAGAGAAGATCGCCCAGCTAGAGAAAGAGAGGGACGAACTTATGCAACAGCTCAAACAGACCAAG GTCAAAGACCCGTCTCACGAGGAGAGGCGCACCAAGGTGTCGACCCTGGAGGCTGAGATATCTGACCTGAAGAAGAAATGTCAGCAGCAAGCCCACATCATCAAAACTAAGGAGAAGAACGAAGCCAAGATCGCCGCGCTCAACGCCGAGCTGCATTCTATGAAGGCTACTAAg gtgaaaataataaagcaaaTGCGCGAGGAGAGCGAGAAGTTCCGCAAGTGGAAGGCGGACAACGAGCGCGCGATGCTGCGCCTGCGCACTGAGGACCGCAAGCGCGCCACCGCCATGGCCAAGATGGAGTCGCTGCACGCCAAGCAGCAGAATGTACTCAAACGCAAAATGGAGGAGGCTGTTGCGGTTAATAAGAGGCTGAAG GAAGCGCTGGAGAGGCAGAAGAACACCGCAATGAAACGCAACGCGAAGGGCAGCGTGAAAGCTGGAGCTGTGCAGCAATACATAGAGCAGGAACTAGAGGTCCATCTCAGTATTGTTGAGGCCGAGAAGTCGCTGGAGGAGCTCATGGAGTACAG GGCGTGGATAACAGAACAAATAGAGAACCTGCGCAACAGCACAGACGATGAGAGCAACCGCAAGAAGATCGCGGAGCTGGAGGACGACCTCGCGCTCAGGAAGGCGCAGATATCTGATCTGCAACAGAAGATTCTCACCGCCGACCAAG AGAACAAATCTCGCACACAGTGGGACAACATCCAATCGATGCTGGAAGCGAAGGTAGCTCTGAAGTGTCTGTTCGAACTTCTGGTGGACACAAAGCGGGAGCTGCAGAACCAGAGTGAGAAGGGGTACCAGGCACGATACGAGGAGATCAAGGAGGCGCATGATAG gTTGACGGTAGAATATGAACACAGCAAGACCGAATTCGAAAGGCAACTGGCCACCGTCAAGATGCAGAGCGAGCAAAAG CTGACGGCGTTGGTGGCGCTGCAGCGCGGCGTAGTGCGCGGCGACCGCAGCGAGGCGTGCAAACATCTGCAGAACGTGATCCAGTTCCAGCAGGACAAGCTGGACCAGCTGGACGACGAGAAT AAAAAGCTACTGGACGAATTAGAACAGCTCCGCGCGGCCGGCAGCAAAGCGAAGAAACGTAAGAACGGGCCGCTGGACGCGGTGAAGAAGGTGGAGTACGTGGAGCCCACTGAcgaggaagaagaagaagaagaggaCGAGGAACGAGACCCCGATTGGCGGGCCACGCCGCTCATCAAACGCATTCAG GCACAACGTTCGTCCCGGCTGACGATGAACTTCAAGCCGGAGACGGAGAGCGCGCGCGCCAGCAAGCGCGCCAGCGACGGCGCGCCGCACTGCTGCTGCCGCGGCAGCTGCTCCACCAAGATGTGCGGCTGTGTCAAGAACGATAAG ggCTGCGGCGCTGCTTGTAGGTGTCAAAGCGCGCTCTGTAAAAATAGAGGAAGAAACTCTTCGGACAGCGAAGACAAGGAAAATAAC CCGTCCGGTACTGAAATGTCGTCTTTAGATTCGACGCCGCAATCTTATTTTGACAAACG
- the Klp3A gene encoding chromosome-associated kinesin KIF4 isoform X1 translates to MVEADKGTIDTVQVALRIRPLMHQEIERGCDECIDVVPNEQQVQIKDLAFTFNYVFPQHITQQEFYDTAVKGLIGKLFQGYNVTILAYGQTGSGKTYTMGTNYSGSDGDFTKLGVIPQAVADIFDFIETHEDKFIFKISVSFMELYQEQCYDLLSGKERGHSIIEIREDINKGVVLPGITELPVTSTRETMMILERGSMGRVTGSTAMNQASSRSHAVFTIIIAKESRTDKNIATTSKFHLVDLAGSERIKKTKASGERLKEGVKINQGLLALGNVISALGDGTNRSFISYRDSKLTRLLQDSLGGNSLTLMVACVSPADYNLDETVSTLRYADRARRIRNKPIINQDAKAAEIVRLNNLVNELRLQLIGKLPTASEQNNEQLQEELERERAKYAELLKKHKQVTEHLSNMLIENTNLCEKALLAEAAKDKIERKLNELTEQCNQTIENLNTSEAQDEEAQKTSVVDYLKEIKSRLEDLQSVNLKTNEELIDHEIKLSFVKEDDTEKVDDDVMMNEDQAVLEEEKRAMGQVALNQELQELNRAMAIKASVVQAILANNKDMLDSHNNLRENEEKIAQLEKERDELMQQLKQTKVKDPSHEERRTKVSTLEAEISDLKKKCQQQAHIIKTKEKNEAKIAALNAELHSMKATKVKIIKQMREESEKFRKWKADNERAMLRLRTEDRKRATAMAKMESLHAKQQNVLKRKMEEAVAVNKRLKEALERQKNTAMKRNAKGSVKAGAVQQYIEQELEVHLSIVEAEKSLEELMEYRAWITEQIENLRNSTDDESNRKKIAELEDDLALRKAQISDLQQKILTADQENKSRTQWDNIQSMLEAKVALKCLFELLVDTKRELQNQSEKGYQARYEEIKEAHDRLTVEYEHSKTEFERQLATVKMQSEQKLTALVALQRGVVRGDRSEACKHLQNVIQFQQDKLDQLDDENKKLLDELEQLRAAGSKAKKRKNGPLDAVKKVEYVEPTDEEEEEEEDEERDPDWRATPLIKRIQAQRSSRLTMNFKPETESARASKRASDGAPHCCCRGSCSTKMCGCVKNDKGCGAACRCQSALCKNRGRNSSDSEDKENNPSGTEMSSLDSTPQSYFDKRFETSEELEKQNVPSHSKSPPKSDASNKQVSRPMRPLAERRAGPDYRTQKWINHLDATYVKKKKSYFFPLDQGEEQAKPVKTE, encoded by the exons ATGGTTGAAGCTGACAAAGGAACTATAGACACCGTACAAGTCGCACTTAGGATTAGACCGCTCATGCATCAAGAGATAGAAAGAGGCTGCGATGAGTGTATTGATGTGGTTCCTAATGAGCAACAGGTGCAGATCAAAGATCTAGCCTTCACCTTCAATTATGTTTTCCCTCAGCATATCACTCAGCAGGAATTCTATGACACGGCTGTGAAAGGACTGATTGGGAAACTCTTCCAag gtTACAATGTGACAATACTGGCATATGGGCAGACCGGCTCAGGCAAAACATACACTATGGGCACAAATTATTCTGGTTCTGATGGTGACTTCACTAAGTTAG gTGTGATACCCCAGGCAGTGGCAGACATTTTTGACTTTATCGAGACGCATGAAGACAagttcatatttaaaatttccgTGTCATTCATGGAGTTATATCAAGAGCAGTGCTACGATTTACTGTCCGGAAAGGAAAGGGGCCAcagtattattgaaattagaGAGGATATTAACAAAGGCGTAGTTTTGCCAG GTATAACAGAGCTGCCAGTGACATCAACCAGAGAGACCATGATGATACTGGAGCGAGGGTCCATGGGCCGAGTGACGGGCTCCACGGCTATGAACCAGGCCTCCAGCAGGAGTCACGCTGTCTTCACTATCATTATAGCTAAGGAAAGTAGGACTGACAA AAATATTgcaacaacatcaaaattccaCCTGGTGGACTTGGCGGGCTCTGAAAGGATCAAGAAGACAAAAGCTAGCGGGGAAAGGTTGAAGGAAGGTGTCAAGATCAATCAGGGTTTGTTGGCTCTAGGCAATGTCATCTCGGCGCTCGGTGATGGTACCAATAGAAGCTTCATCAGCTATAGAGACAGCAAGCTGACTAGGTTGTTACAAG ACAGTCTGGGCGGCAATTCGCTGACGCTGATGGTGGCGTGCGTGAGCCCCGCCGACTACAACCTGGACGAGACCGTGTCCACGCTGCGCTACGCCGACCGCGCGCGCCGCATCCGCAACAAGCCCATCATCAACCAGGACGCCAAGGCGGCCGAGATCGTCAG gttgAACAACTTAGTAAACGAACTGAGACTACAACTGATCGGGAAATTGCCGACCGCGTCAGAGCAGAACAACGAACAACTCCAAGAAGAGTTGGAAAGAGAAAGAGCTAAATACGCGGAGCTACTCAAGAAACACAAGCAAGTAACCGAGCACCTCAGCAATATGCTCATTGAAAACACCAATTTGTGCGAAAAAGCACTCTTAGCTGAGGCAGCAAAGGACAAAATAGAACGGAAGCTAAATGAATTGACGGAACAGTGTAACCAGACTATAGAAAACTTAAATACTTCAGAAGCTCAAGACGAGGAAGCGCAAAAAACTTCAGTTGTtgattatttgaaagagattAAGTCGAGATTGGAAGATTTGCAGTCTGTTAATCTGAAGACCAATGAAGAATTAATTGATCACGAGATTAAACTATCGTTTGTAAAGGAAGATGATACTGAAAAGGTTGATGATGACGTGATGATGAATGAGGATCAGGCTGTTTTGGAAGAGGAAAAGAGGGCTATGGGACAG GTGGCTCTGAACCAAGAGCTGCAGGAGCTCAACCGTGCTATGGCGATCAAGGCGTCCGTGGTTCAAGCTATACTGGCCAATAACAAGGACATGCTGGACAGCCACAATAACCTGAGGGAGAACGAAGAGAAGATCGCCCAGCTAGAGAAAGAGAGGGACGAACTTATGCAACAGCTCAAACAGACCAAG GTCAAAGACCCGTCTCACGAGGAGAGGCGCACCAAGGTGTCGACCCTGGAGGCTGAGATATCTGACCTGAAGAAGAAATGTCAGCAGCAAGCCCACATCATCAAAACTAAGGAGAAGAACGAAGCCAAGATCGCCGCGCTCAACGCCGAGCTGCATTCTATGAAGGCTACTAAg gtgaaaataataaagcaaaTGCGCGAGGAGAGCGAGAAGTTCCGCAAGTGGAAGGCGGACAACGAGCGCGCGATGCTGCGCCTGCGCACTGAGGACCGCAAGCGCGCCACCGCCATGGCCAAGATGGAGTCGCTGCACGCCAAGCAGCAGAATGTACTCAAACGCAAAATGGAGGAGGCTGTTGCGGTTAATAAGAGGCTGAAG GAAGCGCTGGAGAGGCAGAAGAACACCGCAATGAAACGCAACGCGAAGGGCAGCGTGAAAGCTGGAGCTGTGCAGCAATACATAGAGCAGGAACTAGAGGTCCATCTCAGTATTGTTGAGGCCGAGAAGTCGCTGGAGGAGCTCATGGAGTACAG GGCGTGGATAACAGAACAAATAGAGAACCTGCGCAACAGCACAGACGATGAGAGCAACCGCAAGAAGATCGCGGAGCTGGAGGACGACCTCGCGCTCAGGAAGGCGCAGATATCTGATCTGCAACAGAAGATTCTCACCGCCGACCAAG AGAACAAATCTCGCACACAGTGGGACAACATCCAATCGATGCTGGAAGCGAAGGTAGCTCTGAAGTGTCTGTTCGAACTTCTGGTGGACACAAAGCGGGAGCTGCAGAACCAGAGTGAGAAGGGGTACCAGGCACGATACGAGGAGATCAAGGAGGCGCATGATAG gTTGACGGTAGAATATGAACACAGCAAGACCGAATTCGAAAGGCAACTGGCCACCGTCAAGATGCAGAGCGAGCAAAAG CTGACGGCGTTGGTGGCGCTGCAGCGCGGCGTAGTGCGCGGCGACCGCAGCGAGGCGTGCAAACATCTGCAGAACGTGATCCAGTTCCAGCAGGACAAGCTGGACCAGCTGGACGACGAGAAT AAAAAGCTACTGGACGAATTAGAACAGCTCCGCGCGGCCGGCAGCAAAGCGAAGAAACGTAAGAACGGGCCGCTGGACGCGGTGAAGAAGGTGGAGTACGTGGAGCCCACTGAcgaggaagaagaagaagaagaggaCGAGGAACGAGACCCCGATTGGCGGGCCACGCCGCTCATCAAACGCATTCAG GCACAACGTTCGTCCCGGCTGACGATGAACTTCAAGCCGGAGACGGAGAGCGCGCGCGCCAGCAAGCGCGCCAGCGACGGCGCGCCGCACTGCTGCTGCCGCGGCAGCTGCTCCACCAAGATGTGCGGCTGTGTCAAGAACGATAAG ggCTGCGGCGCTGCTTGTAGGTGTCAAAGCGCGCTCTGTAAAAATAGAGGAAGAAACTCTTCGGACAGCGAAGACAAGGAAAATAAC CCGTCCGGTACTGAAATGTCGTCTTTAGATTCGACGCCGCAATCTTATTTTGACAAACG GTTTGAAACATCTGAAGAATTGGAAAAACAAAACGTTCCGTCTCATAGCAAAAGTCCGCCAAAAAGCGATGCGTCCAACAAGCAAGTGTCGCGTCCAATGCGGCCTCTGGCCGAAAGGCGGGCCGGCCCGGACTATCGCACGCAGAAATGGAT